In Blautia sp. SC05B48, a single genomic region encodes these proteins:
- the gyrA gene encoding DNA gyrase subunit A, whose translation MEDNIFDKVHEVDLEKTMKESYIDYAMSVIASRALPDVRDGLKPVQRRVLYSMIELNNGPDKPHRKCARIVGDTMGKYHPHGDSSIYGALVNMAQEWSTRYPLVDGHGNFGSVDGDGAAAMRYTEARLSKISMEMLADINKDTVDFQPNFDETEREPVVLPARFPNLLVNGTTGIAVGMATNIPPHNLRETINAVVKIIDNIVEEDRETAMEELLEIVKGPDFPTGATILGTRGIEEAYRTGRGKIRVRAVTNIETLPNGKARIVVTELPYLVNKARLIEKIAELVRDKKIDGITDLNDHSSREGMRICIDLRKDANANVILNLLYKHTQLQDTFGVIMLSLVPNHGSMEPKVLNLKEMLEYYLEHQENVVRRRTQYDLNKAQERAHILEGLLKALDNIDEVIRIIRGSRNVQIAKQELIDRFELTDVQAQAIVDMRLRALTGLEREKLEAEYAELMEKIRKFQAILADRKLLLRVIREEILAIAEKYGDDRKTSIGYDVYDISTEDLIPRENTVIAMTKLGYIKRMTVDNFRSQNRGGRGIKGMQTIEDDYIEELLMTTTHHYLMFFTNTGRVYRLKAYEIPEAGRTARGTAIINLLQLVPGEKITAVIPLRKYEEGHYLMMATKKGLVKKTPIKDYENVRKTGLTAIVLRDDDELIEVKATDNNKDIILVTRDGQCIRFKETDVRSTGRASMGVRGMNLTDGDEVVAMQLNTQGDYLLVASENGMGKRTAMSEFAVQNRGGKGVKCYKITEKTGNVVGAKAVNEENEIMMITTEGIIIRLQCADISVLGRITSGVKMINLTEGVTVASIAKVRDKDPEADTNDKKTDGETGDNEEGSAEEAVTGSEEE comes from the coding sequence ATGGAAGATAATATTTTTGACAAAGTCCACGAAGTGGATCTGGAAAAAACGATGAAGGAATCTTACATCGACTATGCCATGAGTGTTATCGCCTCACGAGCCTTGCCTGATGTAAGAGACGGTCTGAAGCCGGTACAGCGCCGAGTTCTGTACTCTATGATCGAGCTGAATAATGGTCCTGACAAGCCACACAGAAAATGTGCGCGTATTGTCGGTGATACCATGGGTAAATATCATCCGCATGGTGACAGTTCCATCTATGGTGCGCTGGTTAATATGGCTCAGGAATGGTCCACAAGATATCCGCTGGTTGATGGACATGGAAACTTTGGTTCTGTGGATGGTGACGGTGCGGCTGCCATGCGATATACAGAGGCACGTCTCAGCAAGATATCCATGGAGATGCTTGCTGACATCAACAAGGATACGGTTGATTTTCAGCCGAACTTTGATGAGACAGAGCGTGAACCGGTTGTGCTTCCGGCACGTTTTCCGAACCTTTTGGTAAACGGTACTACAGGTATTGCGGTAGGTATGGCAACCAATATTCCGCCGCATAACCTTCGTGAAACTATCAATGCAGTTGTTAAGATCATTGACAACATTGTGGAAGAAGACAGAGAAACAGCTATGGAGGAGCTTCTTGAGATCGTAAAGGGACCAGACTTCCCTACAGGAGCGACCATCCTCGGAACGAGAGGTATCGAGGAAGCTTACCGTACTGGACGTGGCAAGATCCGTGTCCGTGCGGTGACAAATATCGAAACTTTGCCAAACGGTAAAGCCCGTATCGTAGTTACCGAGCTCCCGTACCTTGTAAACAAGGCACGTCTGATCGAGAAGATCGCAGAGCTTGTCCGTGATAAAAAGATCGACGGGATCACAGACCTGAACGACCATTCCAGCCGTGAGGGTATGCGAATCTGTATTGATCTTCGCAAGGATGCCAATGCCAACGTGATCCTGAATCTGCTCTACAAGCATACACAGCTGCAGGATACTTTTGGTGTGATCATGCTTTCTCTTGTTCCAAATCATGGAAGCATGGAACCGAAGGTTCTGAATCTGAAAGAGATGCTGGAGTACTATCTGGAGCATCAGGAGAATGTAGTTCGCAGAAGAACACAGTATGATCTTAATAAGGCACAGGAGAGAGCCCATATTTTGGAGGGTCTTCTGAAGGCACTTGATAATATTGACGAAGTGATCCGCATCATCCGCGGTTCCCGCAACGTACAGATCGCCAAGCAGGAGCTGATCGACCGTTTTGAGCTGACAGATGTGCAGGCACAGGCAATCGTGGATATGCGTCTCCGTGCACTGACAGGTCTGGAAAGAGAGAAGCTGGAGGCTGAGTATGCAGAGCTTATGGAGAAGATCCGCAAGTTCCAGGCAATTCTTGCTGACCGCAAGCTCCTTCTCAGGGTGATCCGTGAGGAGATTCTTGCCATTGCAGAGAAATACGGCGATGACAGAAAGACTTCCATCGGATACGATGTATATGATATCTCTACAGAGGATCTGATCCCGAGAGAAAATACAGTGATCGCAATGACAAAGCTTGGTTATATCAAGCGTATGACCGTTGACAACTTCCGCAGCCAGAACCGTGGCGGCAGAGGAATCAAGGGTATGCAGACTATTGAGGATGACTATATCGAAGAGCTTCTGATGACGACAACGCACCATTATCTCATGTTCTTTACTAATACAGGACGTGTATACAGACTGAAGGCATATGAGATTCCGGAGGCCGGTCGTACAGCCAGAGGAACTGCTATCATCAATCTTCTGCAGCTTGTACCGGGAGAAAAGATCACAGCTGTGATCCCGCTTCGTAAATATGAAGAGGGTCACTATCTGATGATGGCCACCAAGAAAGGTCTTGTGAAGAAAACTCCGATCAAGGATTACGAGAATGTCCGTAAGACAGGTCTTACAGCAATCGTTCTCCGTGATGATGACGAACTGATCGAGGTTAAGGCTACTGATAATAACAAGGATATTATTCTTGTGACCAGGGACGGACAGTGTATCCGCTTTAAGGAAACGGATGTCCGCAGCACAGGCCGTGCGTCCATGGGAGTAAGAGGTATGAATCTTACTGACGGTGATGAAGTTGTTGCCATGCAGCTGAACACCCAGGGAGATTATCTGCTTGTAGCTTCTGAGAACGGAATGGGCAAACGCACAGCCATGAGTGAGTTTGCTGTCCAGAACCGTGGCGGTAAGGGTGTGAAGTGCTACAAGATCACCGAGAAGACCGGAAATGTTGTCGGCGCCAAGGCTGTCAACGAAGAGAACGAGATCATGATGATCACTACAGAGGGTATCATTATCCGTCTGCAGTGTGCGGATATCTCTGTCCTTGGAAGGATCACCTCCGGTGTGAAGATGATCAATCTTACAGAGGGTGTAACCGTTGCAAGTATCGCCAAGGTAAGAGATAAAGATCCGGAAGCAGATACAAATGACAAAAAAACTGACGGAGAAACTGGCGATAACGAAGAAGGCTCTGCAGAGGAAGCTGTCACAGGCAGTGAAGAAGAATAA
- the gyrB gene encoding DNA topoisomerase (ATP-hydrolyzing) subunit B, producing MGAENTEYGADQIQILEGLEAVRKRPGMYIGSTSSRGLHHLVYEIVDNAVDEALAGFCTEIHVDINPDNSITVTDNGRGIPVGINHKAGIPAVEVVFTILHAGGKFGGGGYKVSGGLHGVGASVVNALSEWLEVTIYREGKEYRQRYERGKTMYPLKVVGDCEPGLSGTKVYFLPDKEIFEETVYDYDILKQRLREMAFLTKGLRIVLEDKREGQEREKVFHYEGGIREFVSYLNRSKEALYPEIIYCEGEKDGVSVEVALQHNDSYTENTYGFVNNINTPEGGTHITGFRNAITNTFNDYARKNKLLKDSEPNLSGDDIREGLTAIVSVKIENPQFEGQTKQKLGNSEARGAVDSVVSKQLEIFLEQNPAVAKATVEKSVLAQRAREAARKARDLTRRKSALDSMSLPGKLADCSDKNPENCEIYIVEGDSAGGSAKTARNRATQAILPLRGKILNVEKARLDKIYGNKEIKAMITAFGTGIHEDFDISKLRYHKIIIMTDADVDGAHIATLLLTFLYRFMPELIKQGYVYLAQPPLYKVEKNKKVWYAYDDNELNNILTEIGRDGNNKIQRYKGLGEMDAEQLWETTMDPEKRILLRVTMDEAATSEIDLTFTTLMGDKVEPRREFIEENARFVKNLDI from the coding sequence ATGGGCGCAGAGAATACAGAATACGGCGCGGATCAGATCCAGATCCTGGAAGGACTGGAAGCCGTACGTAAGAGGCCTGGAATGTATATCGGAAGTACCTCCAGCCGTGGACTTCATCATCTCGTATATGAGATCGTAGATAACGCAGTCGATGAAGCACTGGCTGGTTTTTGTACGGAGATCCATGTAGATATCAATCCGGATAATTCCATTACAGTTACAGATAATGGTCGTGGTATTCCGGTTGGCATCAATCATAAGGCTGGTATTCCGGCAGTTGAGGTTGTATTTACCATTCTTCACGCAGGCGGTAAGTTCGGCGGTGGAGGATATAAGGTTTCCGGTGGTCTTCACGGTGTTGGTGCATCTGTTGTAAATGCACTTTCCGAATGGCTGGAGGTTACCATCTACCGAGAGGGTAAGGAATACAGACAGAGATATGAGCGTGGCAAGACTATGTACCCGCTGAAGGTGGTAGGTGACTGTGAACCGGGGCTTTCCGGTACGAAGGTTTATTTCCTTCCGGACAAGGAGATCTTTGAGGAGACTGTTTATGATTATGATATCCTGAAACAGAGACTTCGTGAGATGGCTTTCCTGACTAAGGGTCTTCGTATCGTACTGGAGGATAAGAGAGAGGGTCAGGAGCGCGAGAAGGTATTCCACTATGAGGGTGGTATTCGTGAGTTTGTAAGTTATCTGAACAGAAGCAAGGAGGCTCTTTACCCGGAGATCATTTACTGTGAGGGTGAGAAGGACGGCGTGTCTGTAGAGGTTGCGCTGCAGCACAATGACTCCTATACAGAGAACACCTATGGCTTTGTAAACAATATCAATACACCGGAGGGTGGTACACACATTACCGGTTTCCGTAATGCGATCACCAATACATTTAATGATTATGCACGTAAGAACAAGCTTCTTAAGGACAGTGAGCCAAACTTAAGCGGTGATGATATCCGTGAGGGCCTGACTGCGATCGTCAGTGTTAAGATCGAGAATCCGCAGTTTGAGGGTCAGACTAAGCAGAAGCTTGGAAACAGTGAGGCCAGAGGTGCGGTAGACAGTGTTGTAAGTAAACAGCTGGAGATTTTCCTGGAGCAGAATCCTGCAGTTGCCAAGGCTACAGTTGAGAAATCTGTTCTTGCACAGAGAGCCAGAGAGGCAGCCAGAAAGGCACGTGACCTTACAAGAAGAAAATCCGCACTGGACAGTATGTCACTTCCGGGAAAGCTTGCAGACTGTTCTGACAAGAATCCGGAGAACTGTGAGATTTATATCGTAGAGGGAGATTCTGCGGGTGGTTCTGCCAAGACAGCGAGAAACCGTGCCACACAGGCGATCCTTCCACTTCGTGGTAAGATCCTGAATGTTGAGAAGGCACGTCTGGATAAAATTTACGGAAACAAAGAGATCAAGGCAATGATCACTGCCTTCGGAACCGGAATCCATGAGGATTTTGATATTTCCAAGCTTCGTTATCACAAGATCATCATTATGACCGATGCCGATGTTGACGGTGCACATATCGCAACACTGCTTCTGACCTTCCTGTATCGGTTCATGCCGGAGCTGATCAAGCAGGGATATGTATACCTGGCGCAGCCTCCTCTCTATAAAGTGGAGAAGAACAAAAAGGTATGGTATGCATATGACGATAATGAGCTGAACAATATCCTTACCGAGATCGGACGTGACGGAAACAATAAGATCCAGCGTTATAAAGGTCTGGGTGAGATGGATGCCGAGCAGCTTTGGGAGACTACTATGGACCCTGAGAAGAGAATCCTTCTCCGTGTGACCATGGATGAAGCTGCCACATCTGAGATCGATCTGACATTTACCACTCTTATGGGAGACAAGGTAGAGCCAAGACGTGAATTTATCGAAGAAAATGCAAGATTCGTTAAGAATCTTGATATCTAG
- the rsmI gene encoding 16S rRNA (cytidine(1402)-2'-O)-methyltransferase, with product MKQNGKLYLCATPIGNLEDITLRVLRTLREVDLIAAEDTRNSIKLLNHFDIKTPMTSYHEYNKIDKGHVLVEKLLAGTNIALITDAGTPGISDPGEELAAMCYEAGIEVTSLPGPAACITALTLSGLHTRRFAFEAFLPADKKERKTILEELSCETRTIILYEAPHRLVRTLGELREALGNRRMTLCRELTKKHETAFRTTIDDLMDFYKDEKPLGECVLVIEGRSRSEMEAEKRASWEEISIAEHVAMYEQQGNSRKDAMKLAAKDRGVSKRDIYKALLDGEGSAE from the coding sequence ATGAAACAAAACGGAAAACTATACTTATGTGCCACCCCCATAGGAAACCTCGAAGACATCACCCTTCGAGTACTAAGAACCCTTCGGGAAGTGGATTTAATCGCTGCGGAGGATACCCGCAACAGCATAAAACTGCTGAATCATTTTGATATAAAAACCCCCATGACCAGCTACCACGAATACAATAAGATAGATAAGGGCCATGTCCTTGTGGAAAAGCTGCTGGCAGGTACAAACATTGCGTTGATCACAGATGCAGGTACTCCGGGTATCTCGGATCCCGGGGAGGAGCTTGCCGCCATGTGCTATGAAGCCGGAATTGAAGTGACTTCACTTCCGGGTCCTGCTGCCTGCATCACTGCTCTGACTTTGTCAGGCCTGCATACCAGGCGTTTTGCTTTCGAGGCTTTTCTTCCGGCGGATAAGAAAGAACGAAAAACAATCCTGGAGGAGCTTTCCTGTGAAACCAGGACTATTATCCTGTATGAGGCGCCTCACAGGCTTGTAAGGACCCTTGGTGAGCTCAGAGAGGCGCTTGGCAACCGCCGGATGACTCTTTGCAGAGAGCTGACCAAGAAGCATGAAACGGCATTCCGGACTACGATCGATGATCTGATGGATTTTTATAAAGATGAGAAGCCGTTGGGTGAGTGTGTTCTCGTGATCGAGGGCAGGAGCCGCAGTGAGATGGAGGCGGAGAAGCGTGCTTCCTGGGAGGAGATTTCCATTGCGGAGCATGTGGCGATGTATGAGCAGCAGGGGAATTCCAGGAAGGATGCCATGAAGCTTGCTGCCAAGGATCGTGGTGTTTCCAAGCGGGATATTTATAAGGCGCTTCTGGATGGAGAAGGTTCTGCTGAATGA